CATTCAAAAACCCAAAGACTGATGCAGCATCCACAGAGATTACCCAATATGACAACCAGAAAGGGAATTCCCATAGCAATTCCGATGGCTCAATTCCTGTGAGCCTTCTCCCATCCTTTCTCCACAAAAACGAATGATCTGACACTGTTCAGCAAACCACCACAATATTGACCAATTTAACAGAGAAAATCCCACCACAGAGAAACCTTTCCAAACACTTTCCCAGTGACCAAAGATAAGGTACAATATTTCACCCCGATATCCTTCTAGTGAACACCACGTGTAGGAAAACTAGTTCAGGGCAGCAAAtactaaacaaagcaaaaacaacaacaacaacaaaaaaaaacacaaaaaaagaaaccaccaCCCCCAGAACCTAAACCTAAATGTTTATTCATTGAAAATACAAGTACAGAATTTTAAAAGAGGTGGAAAACTATAAGGGTCAaacaaaagagattttaaaaaactATAACAAACGCAATTGCCAGTTCCATGTTAATGTTTCTGCTTTTCAAGGAAAAGATAATATTAACAAGATATTTCCAATTCTTATATTAACAATCTTGCTGACTAATTAGCTGATGACATTAGATCTAAACTCCTGCCCTAATTTCCACTTTTCTTgaatctgtggagacacacagaTGTTTATCTTCATGTAAATGCtcttattttcaaacaaaaagtGATAGTGATAGTTTGACCAATTTGTGGCTTGCGACAAAGGTCAACCAACAAAGTTATTAAATTGGTAACAAAGCAATTTTCTCTGTACGATTACTCATCATATTCTGAAATAGTCCTGTGGAGTGCTCGCTTCAAAATACTTGAGTCCACTGAATATATATTGTAATTTTCTGAGTAGATCAGACCTTGCTCTTCGTTCAGGTCTATGGACTAAAACTGGGGAATAATTTGATTCATGCAGAACTGAACTTGCTGGGTATTTCATCACTGGTTTCAACCGGAGCAGAATTAGGTTTTTGCACTGGGACTTGTTCCACCTGCACTGTGATAAATGGGCTTCTCCCACTAACCTGAGCAGGCTTGGAATCAGGGCTTAGTTATATTTGCCAGAATAACGTGGAACTTTTTCAAGAGATGGGAAAAAGATATATTTCCACTCCCATCAGATTCACGGAGAATTAAAAACAGCACTTTTTGGACAAAGAGCTGTTGTTAATATGAAATAGCTGTGAAAATGCACGTTGGGCAAATTTATTCTACATTTCTCCCATGGAAACTATTGTGTCATACTGTATAACCCCTACACAAATTCACTGTGGAACTCAGATATGAAGAAGTCAGATTTAGAATCAGCTCTGGGACAACTCAGAAAATAGGAATAGGCAATGCCCAGCAGTCTGATTTCTAAGAGTGCAAACAAATCCATGTGATACTGGCAAATGCCCTTGGAGGCACCGCACTTCTGGAACAAGTTCACACCTACGTGATTGGAAGCGGCTGGAGAGCTGCCAGAAGTCATATCCAACGGTTGAGTAATATAGACATGCAATGAACTCCCAAACTTCCAGCCAAATTCTGCACACCTTATTCACGTGAACATTTCTGCTATACTTAAGGCCAAGTCCTCACATCTTACTTAAGTGAACAGCTCAACTTCATTTGAAGCAGGTACTTGAGTAAAGTAGAAGCAACGTAGCACTCCTGAGCTACTGCTTGCATACATCAGTGTTTCAGAAACCCAGAACATTGCATATCGGCATTTTGTAGAGACTTTTCTCTCATGTTGCTGTGTGTGTTTACAGCACAGAACACAAGTTGGCCACAACTCTACATTTCcaacttaaaaacaaatcagCAGTGATGATAAGCACAAAAACGTTCTTTCTCTGGAGAGAACTCTGACAAAATCTTGCGCTGTAATGGCTAAACTCAAGTCTACTGAATCGCTTAATAAATGACCCCTCTGTAATATTCACTGACTGTAGCAGCACAGTTATTGGCTTGCTGGGACAGACTTTCAGAGACAGAACACTTTCCAGAGGTCAGATTTAACATTAAGAGAGCTGTTATTCATACCATAAAAATTAGCATCCTTTTTTCACTGTTAATACAGTGAAGAGATCCATGGAACAATTTCTAAGTCTCTGACAAGTCTTTTAAACCAGATACAAACACGCTGTTTACATCAATGACAATATCCAGGAAGCACAAAGAGCACTGATAATTGAACAccatattattctttcttttttcctatgtCGAGTCACGATAGGATATATCTGGGACTTACctggccttttttccttttccacctgTAGGAAGAACTTCAGTATAGCGAgtcagagaataaaaataaacacatgatGAACGATTCACTACAAGGTAATGAGCACCATGTGCTGAAACAGATATCACCTACTTGACAAACAACCATGAAGTAagctaaaaaatatttattgatttAAAATAGCATCCCATTAAAGAGCTCCAAAGTGAATGTGGATCATTTGACTTTATTCAAATCCTTCCCAGTATTACTAATGCTGCCAATAATACTGCTGATAATGATAATAATCCCTATCAGTTAGGTGTTGCCCAGGCCGAAGCACGTCACTCGTCACGGATCAGAGATGATGGATCCACTTTTGCTTCCTGCAGTGGAAAGTAATGCTACCACCCTCTCAGCCTCCGCTCAGCACTATGAGATGGCAAACCAGAACTCATCGCAATACACATTACATATAACAGTTAAATATTCTGAACATTTCCAGAGGTAATCATCCCCAAAAGACTCCAGTGAGTTCCCAATGCACAAGGAAAAGGAAGTTTCCtacacaaggaaagaaaaataactcaATGTAAGCCAAAAATTATCTCTTTTAATACAAAATTCCATTCTCATAAAACAAAGTTATTTCCACTGAATAAATAGATTTCCCCACCCTTTGCAGGTGAGATTGCTACCTGTAGTTATGTTGAAATGCTCTTGCCTTCCTGGAGTTTAAATAAGACACAAACATTATTTATAACTGGCTTTACTATGTTTTGATACAGCATATGAACACTTGGAGATCTGTTGACATTGCCAAATGTCTACAGAATCACTCTCACTAGGGTTTGTACTTTAACCTGATTTATATAACTCCACGCATTGCCTGCGTGTAGTGTTATCAATGTAATTATAATGATTATCATATGAAGGATCTGGCCTTTGCACTTTgatgtttattatttttttaatacgtGCATGCTTTTCTAATAcccattgggaaaaaaaagattagtgCTGAATGCATTTGTCATAAACCACTATCAACCCAACAGAGTGATCTGGGAACTTCAGATGCATACTATTTTTACCAACAATACAGAGCTGATGCTGGATGTACAGACATTGGGAACTGCCCCTCCATCTCATAATACATTAGCTACTACCAAAACTCAGGAAATTATTTCTGTTCTGCGGCACCCAGATGCCTTTCCAAGACAAATAGACAAAAAAGCCTGCAATAAGCATACTTGCTGAAGCTATAAATAGGGACACTTGGGGTGAAAACAAGCATTCATGTTTTCATCTCCATCAAAAAGCATTGTGCGGGGTGAACTCAAgttgtcacacaagaggaaggaAGGCTCGCCGGGTCCAATGCGACACCGCACCGTGCGCAAAAACCGGCTCTGCCCCGCTCCGAAAAGGTGCAAGCGCTTCTTAGTCGCCTAACGACAACCAGAAGAAGCGCCCGAAGAAGTGGGGGTACCTTTTTTAACGCGGCGGAAACATTTTGCAAATCACCTGGGTAAAGTCCGGATAGAACTATTCCTGTAAGACAAATTATATACCTATATTTGGAGATATATATatttggagatatatatatatatgagagatATATATGTGgtgtatatgatatatatatatcatatactcatatattcatacatatatatgATATTTCTATACAAAACGCTTCACGTGGAGGGCGGCGTTgagggcgcggggctccgcggcggctccccccgcgggcggctccccgcgccccgccgcgccccgccgcgccgcgccgccgccagcgctgGAGCTGCGGCGCCacctggcgggcggcggcggcgccgggcgcctccccgccgcaccggacgggacgggacgggacgggacgggggggaCCGGCCCGGCCGTCTTTGGTCTGGCGCCGATTTGCGCGGGGCGCGCAGCAAGGCGCGGTGGAGGCTATCGGGGGTCCTGCGTGCGGACCGCTTCGCTCTTTTCCAGAACCGCGAGGCGCTTCGCTCCCCCCCGTCCCGCCCCCGTTTCGCGGCTCGCACGCTAGGAACAGCCATGGCGATGCCGCCTCTGCTCCTGGCAGGCAGCGGAACCAGAGGTCTTGCAGGAAACGCCAAGAGAAGAGACGTGGTCTTAATTCTGCTGCCTATTTTTAACTACGCGGGAAGTGCCGTAACTACAGTGCAACGTGGGAATACGGATTGTAAATCGGATTTTTAAAAGTCTCGCGTGGCATCTTGGCAAGAGAAGCTGTACAGGGTTTTCCTCTGTTAACATCACAGTGCATTGAACTGTTATTAATAAAATAGCTTTCAAGGTTAAGGTGGGAAAGGAAATCTCAGTAGGGGGAAGCTTAAGTTTAAGGTTCAAGCTTTGtattcctatatatatatatatgtgtatatatatatatatatatatgcattttttttcaaaatgttttattagGAAAGCTATACCAGACGCATCACTGTACAATGATTAAACATTACCTTTACAATTTATATTCACTTGAAATTACAGAATAAATATATGCACATCGTTGtacctttgtgtgtgtgtttgtgtgtgcgtgtatgcgTGTATGAGAGAAAACATTAAAAGTGCTTCCTACAAAGCTGTTAGTGATAGGTGcccagtagcttttttttttctttccctttttttttttttcctgcatatttGCATGTTGCTTTTATTAAGAAAGTGCGGATGTCCTCCAGAAAAACCATGGCGGCATGAGGAAGTGTCACCGAGCATCCCCTAGGTGTGTGCGCCACGCGGTGACATCCTTCGGGctcggcggccccggggccccccgcgggtgGGATcccccggggcgcggggcaggcgcTGCCCGGgggggcgcagcgcggggccccCGGGAGGGGAGGGTGAGTGCGAGGGTGAGTGCGAGTGTGCGTGCGAGAGAGGGAGAGCGACAAGAGCGAGGACATTCGAGCAAgaccctcccctcccttccctcttgCAGTTTCCAGGCATGCAGCAAACTGCCTTCGTTTgcttcttttgcatttttaagtAAATGTACAGAATCTGTGCCATGATGGgcaagaagaaagcaagccacaAAATGccatcttccctccccctcccctccaaggGAAAATATAAAGGAAGTTTACTGCTacggaaaaggaaaaaaaaaaaaggagagaaaaaaaagaaaaaaagagagagagacacataGAATTTACTTAATCAGGATCAATACAAAGATCCccgataataataataataataatatacctTAGACATGGCACAGTCAAAGTCTCAGTTTCAGTATAAAAAATAATGATTGATTAACATCTGCTGGCAAAAGTCTGCGAAGGCACTTGGTCGatcgggggcgcgggggcggccgcggccgcgcgcggcgtggcgtggcgtggcgtggcggggcggccgcggccccgcgggcggcggggcggtcAGAACCGGTAGGTGGTCTTCTCCAGGACTTCGAGGTAATCCGGCTTGGTTTGGAGTTTGGCCCTTAACTCGAGGTATTCGCTTGTGGGGGTTTGGTGGTCTGAGAAGCCCTTGCCGGCGGCGAAGAGAAGGGTTTCTTTGAGCCTGGCGTCCTGCTGGAGGTCCGGGTATTGCATGCCAGGCGGGTGGACGTGCAGTTCCTTCAGCTTGGGCACGGTGCCGTAGAGGCAGTCCACGAAGCCCACGGCGCAGGGCGGCGGGCGGTCGCGGTCCCGcggggcgccgcccgccgccccggtcccggccccggcgccggggggggcgccggcgcccgccgccagcccgccgcccgcggggtgcTGGGGGTTGCCGGTGACGATGGTGTTGAGCTGCGAGCTGGACACGGCcaggctccactcctgctccTTCTCCAGCAAGGTGCGGTAGTGCgagcccggctcctgccccccgacggcggcggcggcggcggcgaagcggggggcgccgccgccgccgccgccgccgccgccgcgcagcagctcggccgcctcctcgccgccgccgccgccgccgcccgccgccgcctcctcctcctcgcgcgGCTTGTAGATGGGGTTGTTGCACATCTGGGTCACCGGGTGCGGGATGTAGTCGTAGACGTGGCCCGCCGGCGGCGCCTTGTCCGGCGagcgctccgcgccgccgccgccgccgccctcctcgAAGAGCCGGTGGCAGCGCAGCGCGACGCCGCCCAGCTCGGCGCCCTCGGGCCGCGGCCCGCGCAGCGGCCgcttgcggcggcggcggcgcagcacgAAGGCGAAGAGCGCGGCGGCCACGCAGACGGCGGAGACGAAGAGCACGAGGAGGCTGAGGATGAGCACGGAGagcggcacggcggcggcgggcggcggcagctcgTAGGCGGCGGCgccggtggcggcgggcggcggcggggcggcggcggcgggcggcgaggcggcggcagcggcggcggcggcggcggcggggcgcagcgcggccggGCACAGCGCCGCCAGCTCGAGGCCGCGCAGGTCGCGGCGCGCCAGGCGCTCGGGGCTGGCGCACAGCACCTCGCCCACCACGCTCACCGAGCTCAGCGCCTCCAGCCACTGCTTCAGCGGCACCAGCTCGCACGTGCAGTCCCACGGGTTGAGCTTCAGGTCGATCTGCACGATGGCGTGCAGGTGCTCCAGCACTCCGGCCACCGGCAGCGCCAGGAAGTGGTTGTTGCGCAGGTTGAGCCGTGCCAGCGAGGTGCCGGCGAAGGCGTCGGTGGGCAAGGTGCGGAGCAGGTTGTCGTTGAGGAAGAGCAGCTTCAGGTTGGGCATGAGGCTGAAGGCCGCCGGCTGGATTTCCCTGATCAGGTTGTACTCGAAGTACAGGTAATGCAAACTCTGCAAGCCCCGGAACATGCCCGGGGTGAGCCGCTCGATGTCGTTGCCATTCAGGTACAGGCTCTTGAGATTAGGCAGGTTAATAAAAGCCCCGTCCTGCACGTAGGAGATCCGGTTGTTCCCCAGGTGTAAGAGATCCAAAGAGGAAAAATTCCAGAAATCAGAGCGGTAGATTTTCTGTATCAAATTCCCGCTCAGGTACAGCTTCTTGGCATTCAAGGGCCTGGGCAGGAGCTCGGAGATGTTGTGAAACCCTCGCTCCTTGCAGTTGACCGTCAGGCCCAGGTCGTTGATGTGCAAACTGCAAGAGCACCCagtagggcagatgatggggatTGGGGGCCTGGTCTGGTAAGCAGCGATGGGAGGTTGGTTTGGCCCGGGATACAGGCCGCGGGATGTCGGGGGAGGTCTGGGCGCCCTGGGCTGCTTGGTGGGTTTGGGCTGCTTGTTGGACGTTTTGTACTCAACAGAGGAGGCGGTGAAATGGAAGGAGGACAGCATGGAGGAAGGCTTCGTGGGCCACGCGTTCTCCTTGCTAGACGGCAGCTGAGGGATCCCCAGGCTGGCTTCCATCTCGGAGTCAGACAGCATGGGGCAGAGCTTACTTCTTTTGATCTCCCTCAGGTCCTTGCCGTGGAAGTGGAAGGGGGTCTCGCAGGTGATGTCCCCCACCAGGGCGGTGTAGGGGATGCGCTCCAGCCAGCTCTTCAGCTGCACAATCTCGCAGGTACAGTTCCAAGGGTTCTCCTCCAGCTGGATCTCCATCAGGCTCCGGCCAATATGGTCCAACATCCCCCGGTAGGAAAGGACTTTTAACCTGTTCCCGCGCAAGTCCAAATGGGTTAAGGACACAGATTTAAATAAGTTGGTGGGAAGCATGGGGATAAGATTGTCATTTAGGATAAGGACCCTCAATTTACTTAGATTTCGAAATGCCCCACTTTCAATCCGTTTAATGACATTGTAATCTGCCTGCAGATATTCCAGACTTTCCAAACCCAGGAAAGTGTCGTTTCTGAAAATGTCCAATTTGTTTTCGTGCAAATACAACCTCTTCAGAACTCGGAGCCCATTAAAAGCTCCGGTCTGAATGTCCTGCAGTGCATTGTTCCCAAGGTTAATAGACACAGCGTTGTTCAAGTGAAGAAAACTGTTGGTGTACAATTTCCTCATGGAATTCCTCTGCAGATAAAGTTTAAAAGGTCTTGACCATGACTCTGTTATCTGACTAATATttataaatcctttgttgtcGCAATGTATATGGAAAAGGCTCTCCTTCACTTCACAGTAACATGGATCAAAGCAGGGCTCATCGAGTTCCTCCGAGTCCTCTATCAAGGGAATTGGTGTAGTCCATGCTAGAGCAATTGTGCTTAGAAGAATTATCCACAACATCCTTCCTTTGTGAAGAGTCTCTGCCGTGGAAGGTTTCATCATTTGTTGATGTTTACAAAACTGCAacggggagggaaaaaaaaaacacgcagATTTTCAGTACTTCACTCGCGCCCCGCTCTTTTTGATAAGCCCCTACCTGCTCGACTTTTGTTAGGCTCCTGGAAAGTTCAGCAGTTGTTGGGTAGACGTTCAAAACAAACTCTAGGGGTGTCTGATGTGCAAGCCTGGCCCTGATTTATACTTCAGACATGTTAAAAGGTTTAATCACGCGATACcagcctcccttccccccctccctccccatttGGTAAATGCCATCTCTAAGGAAGGCTGCACATGCAGATCATACAACAGTGTGAACACGCAGGCTGGACGTGTTGCATCTTTACATGTTTTTCACCATATGACCAGTGTTTAGAACTGCACATATTTCATACTTGTTTGCAATTTTAGCTTTATAGCCATCATAACCCGCATTGACTATAGGGGGAAATATCAGTGGTTAGATTTCTCCAGTGTCGCACTACATCTTTCATATACATGCAAACTCCCAAAGTTATTGAATTTTAGTCGTTGAATCTCTCTCCCTCCCGGCTCCATATATCCACATGTAAGTTCAAAGGAATGTGCAAGGCAGCTGATGTCCCTGGCAAGACGTTTTCTTTTAGAAATCCCCACAATGTCTTTAAAACAGTAAATGGTTATCATCGACCctgattttaaagaaaatcttccCTTTTCAAACACACTGATGAATTAATGCAACTGGTATATAATCAGATAAATACATACCACatattagtcattttagctgattaAAGCATTTAGAGATGATTAATTTTTCTAAAGCACATGCCCATGCGATCAGCAGATCTAAAGGGAAGTGACAGCTAAAGAGGCACCCAGGATTGAAATGCTCAGCCTGGCTTGGATTATGGTGTTTTGCGCCCCCAGGACCAAGCAGGAGACCCGGTTAAAAAGctgaaagtggaagaaaaatacCTTGACACTTACCAGCTGATAAATTATCTATCCTACTATATACGTTTCCGAATGAAGACACCATTCTTCTCCAATCAGATGAAAATAATATTGTACTAATGAGATGCAGCTCCTTCAACATATGGTTTCACCCTTCCTTTCGCCAGATATTTTAAATGTATGGGCATAGAGAAATGCTAAGGATGGTAATAATAACGATGGTGGTGCAGCCTTCCTTGAATCACTGAAATGCCCATTAAAATTATTCGGAGCGATCATTGCTTTTAGTCTGAATCTTGCAATAGAAAAGGACGTTTTTGCCTTCCTCGTGCAAGAACTAGAAAATTTTGCCCCCCATCCAGAAACTTAAGCAGAAAGATGCATTTAGGGAAGAGAAATGGGAAACGGAAAGAAATCCTTAGCACCAACTTGCAAATGAAACCCTCCCCTGTGGGAAAAGAGGAGATGGTTGAAAGCATGAAAAGAGAAATACCCTCCGCAATTAAAACCAGGATCTAATtgggaaaaagggagagagatgaGAGCTATATTGCAGCATCAGTCTCTCTGTCTCCTTTGCAAAATATTAGCCACTTAAGttctttctcttctgcaagggctgtaataaaaaataaaaaaataaaaaggattattATATCTTCTTTTTGGAAGAGGGGGTGTCTTTGACCCTAGCCGGAAACAAAAGGATCCAGAAAGCTTGTACTTACCGGTTTGCAGGAGAGATTTTAGCACAtcgttaccaaaaaaaaaaaaaaaaaagaaagggggggaagggggaaaaaaaaagctcgaGTTTAAAGATTGCtggtttctctctgtctctccctctctgtgtctctctctccctctctctctactcctgctgaagctgaggcaaaagggaaaaaaagaaaaaaaaagaagcaagcctGCGACGTGCTGGGAATGCAATGAGCCCCTCAATGATCTTCTTTAGGATGCAGAGCTGCTGTTTGGCACACTCGAtggaggagggcggcgaggggctgctgcaggctccgcgccgccgcctccccggccccggccccggccccggccccggccccggccgcggcagcggggagcgggCGGGCTCGGGCGCGGCGGCGGAGCTCGGGCTGCCTCCTTCTCCGTGTGCGcgggtgcgtgcgtgtgtgtgtgtgtgcgcggtgTTGTTGTTGCCCTGGATCAGGCTTTTCCACGTCATGAAAATGAGCTTCAAGAAGGGGAACAAATGAAGGGGGCGCGCTTGGCACCAGGTCGGGGGCGCGCATTTGGGAAGCCCTgactatacattttttttttcctcccctgcctttttttatttttttgagagggaaggagggggctGGTTCGCGGAGAGGAAGGGAAGTGGGAAATGAGCagatgggggaggaaaaaaaacaagaagaatcagagaggaagaagcCGCCGGGATGGGTCATAATttgcccccctctgcccccccccccaaaaaaaacaaccccaaatctCTTAAGGAAATCAGAGACGCCCTGACTGCAAACGCCGCCGCCGAgctgcgcggccccggccggAGCGCGGCCGCGGAAGGCACCGCGCGGGCTGCGCCGCGGAGGCAGCGAGCACCGGCCGTCCCGGCCCCGCGcatcccgcccgccccgccgctctcCTCCTTCCCgcctgcctccttccctccttccccgctGTCCCGCAGCCGCGCCGGGATGCAGCAgcctccgcccgccccggccggggaagcagccggagccggagccgtcGGGGAAGCGGCCCCGTCGCATCCCGCCGCGGCGCGGACGGGCCGCGGAGGCGTGCGCGGAGGCGgagggcagcgccgccggccccagCTCCCGCGCCGCGAGACGCAGCAGGTAACTGGgaagcgcggagcggggcgggggcggccgatccgcggccgggcgcgcagcggccgcgcggcgcggggcttGCGCGGGTTCGCCCCTGGCGCAAAGttgcgccgcggcgccgggggcagcggcggggccacCTCGAGGTCGTGTCTGCTtgtcccccacccccacccccgccgTCCGCGCTCGAGCGCGCACACGTCCGCGCACCCCGCACCCAGGCGCGCACATAGCGGCGCACACGCGCGCGCGGCCAGGCCCGCTGCGCGCACCGCGGAAAGGGGCTGCGCCCTCTACCTCCCCGCGGGCCCCCGCCGCAGCTCTCGCTTTAAACCACTACTCTTCTTCCCAAGCGCTggcgaaaggaaaaaaaaaactggggggaaaaaaaagttgcgAGGCGAAGCTGCGGCCGGAGCCGCGCTGCCTGCGCGCCCCGCTGCGCGCCCCGGGACGCGCCCGGCGTTTGCCAGCCCCAGAAGCGCTCCTCAGCCCGTGCAATATGGACGCACCGCTCCCCGCTAATTAAACTGCTGCATCATTCATTTTCTGAcgcgggagcagcgcggggcACCGAGGCAAAATGCACCttgcacccccccgcccccccccccctttaaaagcAGGGCAAAAGGGGAAATCAAAGCAGTTTGTTCTTTTAACAAGTAAAAGGGAAGAGACAGCTTGCACAGGTGCCTCCTTCAGGGCGGCTTTCGCAACACATCAGAGCTTCGGGAAACGATGACAAACGACCCAGCAATCCCCCCTCGCGTCcccccgtccgtccccccccGCCCGGTTCTACCTCTCCGTACATGTCGGGAGGCGAGctgcgcccccgcgccccgctgcgcccccgcgccccgccgcggcgctgcctaGGGGCGCgcaggggcggcgcggccgcggcgcgctcggcGCAGctccggccgggggggggcgagcCGTCCCCGCGGTGTCGGGTCCATCGCGCCCCGGCCTCGCGCTCTCGCTTTCCCCGGCCCGCAACTTTCGGCGGTGCCACCGATCCCGCGTGTTAATCCTTtcaggggctgctgcctccaagTTTTGCGGATGAACTAGggaaaagcggggggggggggaggggggggaggcaggggatgGCCCTGGAATGCAAATAAGCGAGCGCTGCACGGCTCCCCGGGGAGCGCAGTCGCcggcagccgcagccgggccTGCCCGCCGGCAGTGCCACGCTGGAGTTTGCAAGGACACCCCGGGTTTCGGCTCCCGGCCTGCTGCGGTGTCGCCGGGACAGTGCCTGCCTGCAGTCCCCGGGGTGGCGGAtctccccgcaccccccccccccccgcatcctTTAGGCACCCACAGATTTGCAGAAGGGACGAGGAAAGCACCCCGGAGAGGTGGCTCT
The sequence above is a segment of the Apteryx mantelli isolate bAptMan1 chromosome 9, bAptMan1.hap1, whole genome shotgun sequence genome. Coding sequences within it:
- the SLITRK3 gene encoding SLIT and NTRK-like protein 3 — translated: MMKPSTAETLHKGRMLWIILLSTIALAWTTPIPLIEDSEELDEPCFDPCYCEVKESLFHIHCDNKGFINISQITESWSRPFKLYLQRNSMRKLYTNSFLHLNNAVSINLGNNALQDIQTGAFNGLRVLKRLYLHENKLDIFRNDTFLGLESLEYLQADYNVIKRIESGAFRNLSKLRVLILNDNLIPMLPTNLFKSVSLTHLDLRGNRLKVLSYRGMLDHIGRSLMEIQLEENPWNCTCEIVQLKSWLERIPYTALVGDITCETPFHFHGKDLREIKRSKLCPMLSDSEMEASLGIPQLPSSKENAWPTKPSSMLSSFHFTASSVEYKTSNKQPKPTKQPRAPRPPPTSRGLYPGPNQPPIAAYQTRPPIPIICPTGCSCSLHINDLGLTVNCKERGFHNISELLPRPLNAKKLYLSGNLIQKIYRSDFWNFSSLDLLHLGNNRISYVQDGAFINLPNLKSLYLNGNDIERLTPGMFRGLQSLHYLYFEYNLIREIQPAAFSLMPNLKLLFLNDNLLRTLPTDAFAGTSLARLNLRNNHFLALPVAGVLEHLHAIVQIDLKLNPWDCTCELVPLKQWLEALSSVSVVGEVLCASPERLARRDLRGLELAALCPAALRPAAAAAAAAAASPPAAAAPPPPAATGAAAYELPPPAAAVPLSVLILSLLVLFVSAVCVAAALFAFVLRRRRRKRPLRGPRPEGAELGGVALRCHRLFEEGGGGGGAERSPDKAPPAGHVYDYIPHPVTQMCNNPIYKPREEEEAAAGGGGGGGEEAAELLRGGGGGGGGGAPRFAAAAAAVGGQEPGSHYRTLLEKEQEWSLAVSSSQLNTIVTGNPQHPAGGGLAAGAGAPPGAGAGTGAAGGAPRDRDRPPPCAVGFVDCLYGTVPKLKELHVHPPGMQYPDLQQDARLKETLLFAAGKGFSDHQTPTSEYLELRAKLQTKPDYLEVLEKTTYRF